A window from Pseudomonas kribbensis encodes these proteins:
- the pheA gene encoding prephenate dehydratase yields MSEQELKALRVRIDNLDEKILQLISDRARCAEEVARVKMASLAEGEQPVFYRPEREAQVLKRVMERNKGPLGNEEMARLFREIMSSCLALENPLKVAYLGPEGTFTQAAAMKHFGHAVISKPMAAIDEVFREVAAGAVNFGVVPVENSTEGAVNHTLDSFLEHDMVICGEVELRIHHHLLVGENTKTDSISRIYSHAQSLAQCRKWLDAHYPNVERVAVSSNAEAAKRVKGEWNSAAIAGDMAAGLYGLTRLAEKIEDRPDNSTRFLMIGNQEVPPTGDDKTSIIVSMSNKPGALHELLVPFHDNGIDLTRIETRPSRSGKWTYVFFIDFVGHHRDPLIKGVLEKISQEAVALKVLGSYPKAVL; encoded by the coding sequence ATGTCCGAGCAGGAACTCAAGGCGCTGCGCGTTCGCATCGATAACCTTGATGAGAAGATCCTCCAGCTGATCAGCGATCGCGCTCGCTGCGCCGAAGAGGTTGCCCGGGTCAAGATGGCCAGTCTGGCCGAAGGCGAGCAGCCGGTGTTCTATCGTCCCGAGCGTGAGGCGCAGGTCCTCAAGCGCGTGATGGAGCGCAACAAGGGGCCGCTGGGCAACGAAGAAATGGCGCGGCTGTTCCGCGAAATCATGTCCTCGTGCCTCGCCCTCGAGAACCCGCTGAAAGTGGCCTATCTCGGTCCGGAAGGTACGTTCACCCAAGCGGCAGCGATGAAACACTTCGGTCACGCAGTCATCAGCAAGCCGATGGCGGCGATCGACGAAGTGTTCCGTGAAGTGGCAGCCGGTGCGGTGAATTTTGGCGTGGTGCCGGTCGAGAACTCCACCGAGGGCGCGGTCAATCACACCCTCGACAGCTTCCTCGAACACGACATGGTGATCTGCGGCGAAGTCGAGCTGCGGATTCACCATCACCTGCTGGTCGGTGAAAACACCAAGACCGACAGCATCAGCCGTATCTATTCCCACGCCCAGTCGCTGGCCCAGTGCCGCAAATGGCTGGACGCCCATTACCCGAATGTCGAGCGCGTGGCTGTGTCCAGCAACGCTGAAGCGGCCAAGCGGGTCAAGGGTGAGTGGAACTCGGCGGCGATTGCCGGTGACATGGCGGCCGGGCTGTATGGCCTGACCCGTCTGGCCGAGAAGATCGAGGATCGTCCGGACAACTCCACGCGCTTCCTGATGATCGGTAACCAGGAAGTGCCGCCGACCGGCGACGACAAGACCTCGATCATCGTGTCCATGAGCAACAAGCCCGGCGCGCTCCATGAGCTGCTGGTGCCGTTCCATGACAACGGGATCGACCTGACCCGGATCGAAACCCGTCCGTCGCGCAGCGGTAAATGGACCTACGTGTTCTTCATCGACTTCGTCGGCCATCACCGTGATCCGCTGATCAAGGGTGTGCTGGAAAAGATCAGTCAGGAAGCAGTAGCACTCAAGGTGCTGGGTTCCTACCCGAAAGCAGTTCTTTAA
- the serC gene encoding 3-phosphoserine/phosphohydroxythreonine transaminase: MSKRAFNFCAGPAALPEAVLLRAQSEMLDWHGKGLSVMEMSHRSDDYVAIAEKAEKDLRDLLSIPSNYKVLFLQGGASQQFAEIPLNLLPENGTADYVETGIWSKKAIEEARRFGNINVAASAKPYDYLAIPGQNEWKLTPGASYLHYASNETIGGLQFDWVPEAGDVPLVVDMSSDILSRPIDVSQYGLIYAGAQKNIGPSGLVVVIVREDLLGRARSSCPTMLDYKISADNGSMYNTPATYSWYLSGLVFEWLKEQGGVAAMEQRNKAKKDRLYGFIDNSDFYTNPISVNARSWMNVPFRLADERLDKAFLAGADARGLLNLKGHRSVGGMRASIYNALGLDAVEALVGYMAEFEKEHS; the protein is encoded by the coding sequence GTGAGCAAACGAGCCTTTAACTTCTGCGCAGGTCCCGCTGCGCTGCCTGAAGCTGTCCTGTTGCGTGCCCAGTCCGAGATGCTCGACTGGCACGGCAAGGGTCTGTCGGTCATGGAAATGAGCCATCGTAGCGACGACTACGTGGCCATCGCCGAAAAGGCCGAAAAGGACCTGCGCGATCTGCTGTCCATCCCCTCCAACTACAAAGTGCTGTTCCTGCAGGGCGGCGCGAGCCAGCAGTTCGCCGAAATTCCGCTGAATCTGCTGCCCGAGAACGGCACTGCCGACTATGTCGAGACCGGCATCTGGTCGAAAAAAGCCATCGAGGAAGCGCGCCGCTTCGGCAACATCAACGTTGCCGCCAGCGCCAAGCCTTATGACTACCTGGCCATTCCTGGTCAGAACGAATGGAAGCTGACCCCGGGTGCGTCCTATCTGCACTATGCGTCCAACGAAACCATTGGCGGCCTGCAATTTGACTGGGTTCCCGAGGCCGGTGACGTTCCGCTGGTGGTCGACATGTCCTCCGATATCCTCTCGCGTCCGATCGATGTGTCGCAGTACGGCCTGATCTATGCCGGTGCGCAGAAGAACATCGGCCCGAGCGGTCTGGTCGTAGTGATCGTCCGTGAAGACCTGTTGGGCCGTGCCCGCAGTTCGTGCCCGACCATGCTCGACTACAAGATCTCGGCCGACAACGGTTCGATGTACAACACCCCGGCCACCTATTCCTGGTACCTCTCGGGCCTCGTTTTCGAGTGGCTGAAGGAGCAGGGCGGCGTCGCCGCGATGGAGCAGCGCAACAAAGCGAAGAAAGATCGCCTGTACGGCTTCATCGACAACAGCGACTTCTACACCAACCCGATCAGCGTCAACGCCCGCTCCTGGATGAACGTGCCGTTCCGCCTGGCTGACGAACGTCTGGACAAGGCGTTCCTGGCCGGCGCCGACGCCCGCGGCCTGCTCAACCTCAAGGGTCATCGTTCGGTCGGCGGCATGCGTGCCTCGATCTACAACGCCCTGGGTCTGGATGCGGTTGAAGCGCTGGTCGGCTACATGGCTGAGTTCGAGAAGGAGCATTCCTGA
- the gyrA gene encoding DNA gyrase subunit A — protein MGELAKEILPVNIEDELKQSYLDYAMSVIVGRALPDARDGLKPVHRRVLFAMSELGNDFNKPYKKSARVVGDVIGKYHPHGDTAVYDTIVRMAQPFSLRYLLVDGQGNFGSVDGDNAAAMRYTEVRMTKLAHELLADLHKETVDWVPNYDGTELIPAVMPTRVPNLLVNGSSGIAVGMATNIPPHNLGEVIDGCLALIDNPELTVDELMQYIPGPDFPTAAIINGRAGIIEAYRTGRGRIYMRARSIIEDIDKVGGRQQIVITELPYQLNKARLIEKIAELVKEKKLEGITELRDESDKDGMRVVIELRRGEVPEVILNNLYAQTQLQSVFGINIVALIDGRPRILNLKDLLEAFVRHRREVVTRRTVFELRKARERGHILEGQAVALSNIDPVIALIKASPTPSEAKEALVSTPWESSAVMTMVERAGADSCRPENLDPQYGLRDGKYFLSPEQAQAILELRLHRLTGLEHEKLLAEYQEILNQIGELIRILNSATRLMEVIREELEVIRAEYGDVRRTEILDARLDLTLGDMIPEEERVVTISHGGYAKTQPLAAYQAQRRGGKGKSATGVKDEDYIAHLLVANSHTTLLLFSSKGKVYWLKTYEIPEASRAARGRPLVNLLPLDDGEYITTMLPVDLEAMKRQADEEEAEGAEADVEDIENSNETEEERRARIKAADRKKAPFIFMSTANGTVKKTPLVAFSRQRSVGLIALELDEGDILISAAITDGEQEIMLFSDGGKVTRFKESEVRAMGRTARGVRGMRLPEGQKLISMLIPEEGSQILTASERGYGKRTAITEFPEYKRGGQGVIAMVSNERNGRLVGAVQVQDGEEIMLISDQGTLVRTRVDEVSSLGRNTQGVTLIKLAKDETLVGLERVQEPSEVEGEEFEGEEGVELEEGVIGAEPDDAVDNLQADAADEEESQD, from the coding sequence ATGGGCGAACTGGCCAAAGAAATCCTCCCGGTCAATATCGAAGACGAGCTGAAACAGTCCTATCTCGATTACGCGATGAGCGTGATCGTCGGCCGTGCACTGCCGGATGCGCGCGATGGCTTGAAGCCCGTGCACCGTCGCGTGCTGTTCGCGATGAGCGAGCTGGGCAACGACTTCAACAAGCCGTACAAGAAATCTGCCCGTGTCGTCGGTGACGTGATCGGTAAGTATCATCCGCACGGTGATACCGCGGTGTACGACACCATCGTTCGTATGGCGCAGCCATTCTCGCTGCGTTATCTGCTGGTGGACGGTCAGGGCAACTTCGGTTCGGTGGACGGCGACAACGCCGCGGCCATGCGATACACCGAAGTGCGCATGACCAAGCTGGCGCACGAGCTGCTGGCCGACCTGCACAAGGAAACCGTGGACTGGGTGCCGAACTACGACGGCACCGAACTGATCCCGGCGGTCATGCCGACCCGCGTGCCGAACCTGCTGGTCAACGGTTCCAGCGGTATCGCCGTGGGCATGGCGACCAACATTCCGCCGCACAACCTCGGTGAAGTCATCGACGGTTGCCTGGCCCTCATCGACAACCCCGAGCTGACCGTCGATGAACTGATGCAATACATCCCCGGTCCGGACTTCCCGACCGCTGCGATCATCAACGGTCGCGCCGGCATCATCGAAGCCTACCGCACCGGCCGTGGTCGCATTTACATGCGCGCCCGCTCGATCATCGAAGACATCGACAAGGTCGGTGGCCGTCAGCAGATCGTCATCACCGAACTGCCTTACCAGCTGAACAAGGCGCGTCTGATCGAGAAGATCGCCGAGCTGGTAAAGGAGAAGAAACTCGAAGGCATCACCGAACTGCGCGACGAGTCCGACAAGGACGGTATGCGCGTCGTGATCGAACTGCGTCGCGGCGAAGTGCCTGAGGTGATCCTCAACAACCTCTACGCCCAGACCCAGCTGCAGTCGGTATTCGGCATCAACATCGTGGCGCTGATCGACGGTCGTCCGCGGATCCTGAACCTCAAGGATCTGCTGGAAGCCTTCGTCCGTCACCGTCGTGAAGTGGTTACCCGCCGTACCGTATTCGAACTGCGCAAGGCCCGTGAGCGTGGCCATATCCTCGAAGGCCAGGCCGTCGCCCTGTCGAACATCGACCCGGTAATCGCGCTGATCAAGGCCTCGCCGACCCCGTCGGAAGCCAAGGAAGCGCTGGTCAGCACGCCGTGGGAATCCAGTGCGGTGATGACCATGGTCGAGCGCGCCGGTGCCGATTCGTGCCGTCCGGAAAACCTCGATCCGCAATACGGTCTGCGCGACGGCAAGTACTTCCTGTCGCCGGAACAGGCGCAAGCCATTCTGGAGCTGCGTCTGCACCGTCTGACCGGCCTGGAACACGAAAAGCTGCTGGCCGAGTATCAAGAGATCCTCAACCAGATCGGCGAGCTGATCCGCATCCTCAACAGCGCCACGCGCCTGATGGAAGTGATCCGCGAAGAACTGGAAGTGATCCGCGCCGAATACGGCGACGTGCGCCGCACCGAGATCCTCGATGCACGCCTCGACCTGACCCTGGGTGACATGATCCCGGAAGAAGAGCGCGTCGTGACCATTTCCCACGGCGGTTATGCCAAGACCCAGCCGCTGGCTGCGTACCAGGCCCAGCGTCGTGGTGGTAAAGGCAAGTCGGCAACCGGCGTGAAGGATGAGGACTACATCGCTCACCTGCTGGTCGCCAACAGCCACACCACGCTGCTGCTGTTCTCCAGCAAGGGCAAGGTGTACTGGCTCAAGACCTACGAGATTCCGGAAGCGTCCCGCGCCGCCCGTGGTCGTCCGCTGGTCAACCTGCTGCCGCTGGATGACGGTGAATACATCACCACCATGCTGCCGGTCGATCTCGAAGCCATGAAGCGTCAGGCTGATGAAGAAGAAGCCGAAGGCGCCGAGGCAGATGTAGAAGACATCGAAAACAGCAACGAAACCGAAGAAGAGCGCCGCGCGCGCATCAAGGCTGCCGACCGCAAGAAGGCACCGTTCATCTTCATGTCGACTGCCAACGGTACCGTCAAGAAGACCCCGCTGGTGGCCTTCAGCCGTCAGCGCAGCGTCGGTCTGATCGCGCTGGAGCTGGACGAAGGCGACATCCTGATCTCCGCTGCCATCACCGATGGCGAGCAGGAAATCATGCTGTTCTCCGACGGCGGCAAGGTGACTCGCTTCAAGGAATCCGAAGTCCGCGCCATGGGCCGTACTGCTCGTGGTGTGCGTGGCATGCGTCTGCCGGAAGGGCAGAAACTGATTTCCATGCTGATCCCGGAAGAGGGCAGCCAGATCCTGACGGCTTCCGAGCGTGGCTACGGCAAACGCACGGCGATCACCGAGTTCCCTGAGTACAAGCGTGGCGGTCAGGGCGTTATCGCCATGGTCAGCAACGAGCGTAACGGCCGTCTGGTCGGTGCGGTTCAGGTGCAGGACGGTGAAGAAATCATGCTGATTTCCGATCAGGGCACGCTGGTGCGTACCCGTGTCGACGAAGTCTCCAGCCTGGGTCGTAACACCCAGGGCGTGACCCTGATAAAACTGGCCAAGGATGAAACCCTGGTCGGTCTGGAGCGGGTCCAGGAGCCGTCGGAAGTCGAGGGTGAAGAGTTTGAAGGTGAAGAAGGTGTCGAACTGGAAGAAGGCGTGATCGGCGCCGAGCCGGACGATGCAGTCGACAACCTGCAGGCGGACGCCGCAGACGAAGAAGAGTCGCAAGACTAA